The following proteins are co-located in the Castanea sativa cultivar Marrone di Chiusa Pesio chromosome 8, ASM4071231v1 genome:
- the LOC142607599 gene encoding uncharacterized protein LOC142607599 — translation MDGKSVGMVSLQEPLSSRMYVNGATNQRGSEVGLVMVSPEGIVIEKKKSLRLGFSATNNEAKYETLLVGMTMVQKMGGRVVEVFSDYRLVVGQVKGELEARDLRMQEYLSQVRHLQSGFKSFTLQQVPGSRNTHADSLAMLATSPTQSLPQVILVEDLCEPAEVKKEGAQIHHIRVGPSWMDPIVIFLKDDILPKEKGEADKETGFPMLRTSLFTPDINDGLLERSLDLIEEQRENVMVQLAYYQQKLK, via the exons atggatggaaaatcagttggaatGGTCTCCTTACAAGAACCTCTATCCTCAAGGATGTATGTTAATGGTGCTactaatcaaagaggatctgagGTGGGGCTAGTCATGGTATCTCCTGAAGGAATtgttattgagaaaaaaaaatccttgaggTTAGGCTTCTCGGCCACAAACAACGAGGCGAAGTATGAAACTTTGTTAGTGGGGATGACTATGGTTCAAAAAATGGGAGGAAGGGTGGTAGAAGTATTTTCAGATTACAGGCTAGTTGTTGGACAGGTAAAGGGAGAATTGGAAGCCAGGGATCTGAGAATGCAAGAGTATTTAAGTCAGGTCAGACATTTGCAatcagggttcaagtctttcACCTTACAGCAAGTCCCTGGAAGCAGAAATACTCATGCTGACTCTCTTGCCATGCTCGCAACCTCCCCGACCCAGAGTTTACCTCAGGTCATCCTGGTTGAGGATTTGTGCGAACCTGCCGAGGTAAAGAAAGAAGGGGCGCAGATTCATCATATTAgagtgggacctagttggatggatcccatTGTTATATTCCTTAAGGATGACATCTTGCCCAAGGAGAAAGGAGAGGCTGATAAA GAAACTGGATTCCCGATGTTAAGGACGAGTTTGTTCACTCCAGACATTAATGATGGGTTATTAGAGAGGAGCTTAGATTTGATTGAAGAGCAAAGAGAAAATGTCATGGTTCAGTTGGCGtattatcaacaaaagcttAAGTAA